A genomic stretch from Maniola jurtina chromosome 26, ilManJurt1.1, whole genome shotgun sequence includes:
- the LOC123878749 gene encoding hemolin-like yields the protein MMRISFILLGACAVLGASQPVNNLPILKQLPSEILFRDNKELVVECATEGKEGGVSYKWLKNGQPLTPNTDIIQQDNDGKLIFKNPSKKDEGKYQCLAESKYGIASTRVNLRRMYIDNPTVELQRHRPVEGKMYKLDCKIPNSYPKPEIVWLYQSISDPSASRNILDRRITLSPEGDLYFSNVTKEDTSESFKYVCVARIPASDGDVVLAEHVLEDVVPSSGPQDNEVYPQYVSNDFTAVVGSVTMIYCIYGGTPLAYPDWYKDGKNVNNEPKDRVTRYNRTSGKRLLIKETWLEDQGNYTCIVDNEVGTPRHHSMHLNVVSAPEFTKQPEQTLTVQPGKDITVHCQIAGVPLPKVSWTHNTKDLAKSDRVHIEQTSQGNVTVADLIIKNVQGTDAGYYGCRGENFNGEVYAESLVVVK from the exons G gtGCATCACAGCCCGTAAACAACTTACCAATCTTGAAACAACTACCATCTGAAATCCTGTTTAGGGATAACAAGGAATTGGTTGTTGAGTGTGCCACAGAAGGAAAAGAGGGTGGAGTGAG tTACAAATGGCTTAAAAACGGCCAACCTCTCACTCCGAACACCGACATCATTCAACAAGACAACGATGGAAaactaattttcaaaaacccatCCAAAAAAGACGAAGGCAAATACCAATGCTTAGCCGAATCCAAATATGGCATAGCCAGCACACGAGTCAATTTACGACGAATGTACATCGACAACCCTACCGTCGAATTACAAAGACATAGGCCCGTAGAAGGAAAAATGTATAAACTGGACTGTAAAATACCTAATTCCTATCCAAAACCGGAAATCGTGTGGTTATACCAATCCATATCTGATCCAAGTGCGTCCAGGAATATCTTGGATAGACGCATAACTCTGTCTCCAGAAGGCGACTTATATTTCTCGAATGTAACTAAAGAGGATACGAGTGAAAgttttaaatatgtatgtgtAGCAAGAATCCCAGCTTCTGATGGGGATGTGGTGCTGGCTGAACATGTTTTGGAAGATGTGGTGCCCAGCAGTGGACCACAAGACAATGAAGTGTACCCCCAATATGTGTCGAATGATTTCACTGCTGTGGTCGGGTCGGTTACTATGATCTACTGCATTTATGGTGGCAC tcCCCTGGCATACCCGGACTGGTACAAAGACGGTAAAAACGTGAACAACGAGCCCAAGGACCGCGTGACCCGCTACAACAGGACCTCCGGCAAAAGGCTGCTCATCAAGGAGACGTGGTTGGAGGACCAGGGGAATTACACCTGCATAGTTGACAACGAGGTCGGCACTCCGCGGCATCACTCCATGCATCTCAATGTTGTCA GTGCGCCTGAATTCACAAAACAACCCGAGCAGACGTTAACAGTTCAACCAGGCAAGGATATAACCGTCCACTGTCAAATTGCAGGCGTCCCATTACCCAAAGTGTCTTGGACCCACAACACAAAAGATTTGGCAAAAAGTGACAGAGTtcata TCGAACAGACTAGTCAAGGCAACGTTACAGTTGCTGATTTGATTATTAAAAATGTGCAGGGCACTGACGCTGGGTATTATGGCTGCAGGGGAGAGAATTTCAATGGGGAAGTCTATGCTGAATCGTTGGTtgttgttaaataa
- the LOC123878751 gene encoding uncharacterized protein LOC123878751, producing MWLSFIIILLSLQVSVAERDMIPVFVIDYEKVLTELLNEANPFMKMKSTEFSKIIEQAIERAKVVILFVEETFCTEDISIKDKKGSPFYHLGQALKENRVKYLPTVSQAFKTLKSHLQPLASYAFYLSDSNSKLQIYDQKLRHFYIYFKDRENETRVSALRRHDLLMKEVYFVVREIAAGPVVAFYTGKVNPVVVERLTFVPIETPKVRLHPGVTISSAGALFRFIDVYTTTGTRSSMFSQIPLVAEESWQEHGLTTRMAYTDFELEFNFDFKDDGWTIENVALLEWGEEVGRTDMRAGAPWNWSYVCSEPLVLVNMRDGSAVTISHYQIQPFNFKEHIIGRNANSSNEARCFGPAVNCGPYFSAQILAGLMVTCLCVGILTYGVASMYSIHANTRYDDSQGKPLVI from the exons ATGTGGCTTTccttcatcataatattattatcgctACAGGTTTCTGTCGCTGAACGTGATATGATTCCTGTTTTCGTGATCGACTATGAAAAAGTGCTGACCGAACTACTAAACGAAGCGAATCCGTTTATGAAAATGAAGTCTaccgaattttcaaaaatcatcgAACAGGCTATAGAGCGAGCAAAAGTAGTCATACTATTCGTTGAAGAAACATTTTGTACTGAAGACATAAGTATTAAAGACAAAAAAGGCTCCCCTTTCTACCACTTGGGTCAAGCGTTGAAAGAAAATAGAGTGAAATACCTCCCAACGGTTTCTCAAGCATTTAAGACACTGAAAAGTCATTTACAGCCGTTAGCCAGCTATGCGTTTTATTTGAGCGATTCCAATTCAAAACTACAGATATATGATCAAAAATTGCgtcacttttacatttattttaaagatagGGAGAATGAAACTCGGGTGTCTGCGTTAAGGCGACACGATTTGCTAATGAAAGAAGTCTATTTTGTCGTTCGTGAGATCGCGGCTGGTCCGGTTGTAGCGTTTTACACGGGCAAGGTGAATCCGGTTGTTGTTGAAAGGTTGACGTTTGTGCCCATCGAGACGCCGAAGGTTAGGCTGCATCCAGGGGTGACGATTTCTAGTGCTGGAGCACTTTTTAGGTTTATTG atgtcTACACGACAACAGGCACGCGTAGTTCCATGTTCAGCCAGATCCCGCTGGTAGCCGAGGAGTCTTGGCAGGAGCATGGCCTGACCACCCGCATGGCGTATACCGATTTCGAGCTGGAGTTCAACTTTGACTTCAAGGACGATGGGTGGACTATTG aAAACGTAGCTCTCCTGGAATGGGGCGAGGAGGTGGGTCGCACAGACATGCGCGCGGGCGCTCCGTGGAACTGGTCGTATGTCTGCAGCGAGCCGCTGGTGCTGGTCAACATGAGAGACGGCAGTGCGGTCACCATCTCACACTACCAA ATCCAGCCGTTCAACTTCAAAGAACACATAATCGGCCGAAACGCTAACTCCTCGAACGAAGCGCGTTGCTTTGGGCCTGCGGTGAACTGCGGGCCTTACTTCAGCGCACAGATCCTCGCGGGGCTGATGGTGACGTGCTTGTGCGTGGGCATCTTGACGTACGGCGTCGCGTCCATGTACAGCATACACGCCAACACCAGATACGACGACTCGCAGGGGAAGCCGCTGGTCATATAG
- the LOC123878752 gene encoding V-type proton ATPase subunit S1 has product MAFCRLVLPFLVICIASTYGKVPVFLWGDLVTSIKSNPLSSVTDEDFKAILQKELKSDPFTVIFLDETLSVEDFSLKNSDGASSFPYLHSNIGKAVYLPGVEKALSTLNELADSEKVDRVKLTENGLSAEFKPQSVKILFIELKDAMEGESRADLLRRHNDFMEEMFGKLQAEYENVVAIYTARNPSWTVSESYRRVRRQAESTDLQNITLDGLKMYVNRVVVAVDGTVTNVTAIDHARTEINGTEMSTTMTSGDSSLTLNFLQKGGYWFFSSVTYKKVDNEVNLMPEMTEVYAPVGFAYRCGQNVTFSYRFNQTIVVTFQDLKVQPYFKENGNETLFYGDSINCVGFFTVPIWSGLFVTFILLAITFYGIMMMMDIRTMDRFDDPKGKTISINAE; this is encoded by the exons ATGGCTTTTTGCCGTTTAGTGTTACCGTTTTTAGTGATTTGTATCGCGTCTACTTACGGTAAGGTGCCAGTTTTCCTATGGGGCGATTTGGTGACTTCGATCAAGTCTAACCCTCTCTCCAGCGTAACAGATGAAGATTTTAAGGCTATTCTGCAGAAGGAATTAAAGAGTGACCCGTTCACTGTAATTTTCCTTGACGAAACTCTGTCAGTCGAAGACTTTTCGCTTAAAAACTCGGATGGGGCTTCATCGTTCCCTTACTTACATTCTAACATCGGTAAAGCTGTATATTTACCAGGTGTAGAAAAGGCTTTGTCTACATTGAACGAGTTGGCTGACTCGGAGAAAGTAGATCGCGTTAAACTTACAGAAAATGGCTTATCTGCGGAATTTAAGCCTCAAAGtgtgaaaatattgtttattgaaCTAAAGGACGCGATGGAAGGAGAATCTAGAGCAGATTTGCTTCGCCGTCACAACGATTTCATGGAAGAAATGTTCGGTAAACTCCAGGCAGAGTATGAGAATGTTGTCGCTATATATACTGCCCGGAATCCATCTTGGACTGTCTCTGAGTCATACAGGAGAGTCCGTCGTCAGGCTGAAAGCACAGATTTACAGAATATAACCTTAGATGGCCTCAAGATGTACGTTAACAGAGTAGTCGTAGCAGTGGACGGTACAGTAACTAATGTAACCGCAATCGATCATGCCAGAACAGAGATAAATGGAACAGAGATGTCAACGACTATGACGTCCGGTGATAGCAGTCTTACACTCAACTTCTTGCAGAAGGGTGGTTATTGgtttttta GCTCAGTGACGTACAAAAAGGTAGACAATGAAGTCAACCTGATGCCAGAGATGACTGAGGTGTATGCACCCGTCGGCTTCGCTTACCGCTGTGGACAGAACGTAACCTTCAGCTACCGCTTCAACCAGACCATAGTGGTGACATTCCAGGACTTGAAG GTCCAACCGTACTTCAAAGAAAACGGCAACGAAACCCTCTTCTACGGAGACTCGATCAACTGTGTTGGATTCTTCACCGTTCCCATCTGGTCTGGCCTATTTGTGACCTTCATACTCCTCGCCATCACCTTCTACGgcattatgatgatgatggacaTCCGCACCATGGACAGATTTGATGATCCCAAAGGTAAAACCATTTCCATTAATGCGGAATAA